One segment of Phaeacidiphilus oryzae TH49 DNA contains the following:
- a CDS encoding glycosyltransferase 87 family protein, translating into MSPRSAPAAVGPALPTAPSELRPPPAGPGPAVRRWRRPTPAAAALLAASLAAWLWTLHAWGYAEGRLIDLHVYYAAGHAAPSLLYRGGFGPAHLPYIYPPAVARLFGAVPGFGAARALVLGGSVAVLVGVCRWSLRLAPETPRALRLPLTLALSGVALWLEPVQATLMFGQVNLLLLGLVVFDAALPDRCRWKGLATGIAAGVKLTPALFAVFYAASGRRRTAARAFAGFAGTALLGLVLMPGASVRYWLDVLPSTSTLIDHRIGLAMVDDQSMTAMVLRLLDGTPFAHRLGTVLSILAAALGVAVGVAAHRRGQRLAAVLAVGTASTLASPIAWSHHWVWTVPGLVLVVASAPGAARALLARARVARPSVHRFAPPAIGLVLTAGYLLAYAAWPLRSRRFFQGRPWPAGLTWRLPHNHHAEYAWHGFQLLLGNLYPASAVLLLLGLPAGFACYGAWTQTRRR; encoded by the coding sequence ATGAGCCCGCGGAGCGCCCCGGCCGCCGTCGGCCCGGCCCTGCCCACCGCCCCGTCGGAGCTCCGGCCGCCGCCCGCCGGCCCCGGGCCGGCGGTCCGGCGGTGGCGCCGGCCGACCCCGGCCGCGGCGGCGCTGCTGGCCGCCTCGCTGGCCGCCTGGCTGTGGACCCTCCACGCCTGGGGGTACGCCGAGGGCCGGCTGATCGACCTCCACGTCTACTACGCGGCCGGGCATGCCGCCCCGTCCCTCCTCTACCGAGGCGGGTTCGGGCCCGCCCATCTGCCGTACATCTATCCCCCGGCGGTGGCACGGCTCTTCGGCGCGGTGCCCGGGTTCGGGGCGGCCCGGGCGCTGGTGCTGGGCGGCTCGGTGGCCGTGCTGGTCGGGGTCTGCCGGTGGTCGCTGCGGCTGGCCCCGGAGACCCCGCGTGCGCTGCGGCTGCCGCTGACGCTGGCCCTGTCCGGGGTGGCGCTGTGGCTGGAGCCGGTGCAGGCCACCCTGATGTTCGGCCAGGTCAACCTGCTGCTGCTGGGGCTGGTGGTGTTCGACGCGGCGCTGCCCGACCGCTGCCGCTGGAAGGGCCTGGCCACCGGGATCGCCGCCGGGGTCAAGCTCACCCCGGCGCTCTTCGCCGTCTTCTACGCGGCCTCGGGGCGGCGCCGGACGGCCGCCAGGGCCTTCGCCGGCTTCGCCGGGACGGCCCTCCTCGGCCTGGTGCTGATGCCGGGGGCCTCGGTCCGGTACTGGCTGGACGTGCTGCCGTCCACCAGCACCCTGATCGACCACCGGATCGGCCTCGCCATGGTGGACGACCAGTCGATGACCGCGATGGTGCTGCGGCTGCTGGACGGGACCCCGTTCGCCCACCGGCTGGGGACGGTGCTGTCGATCCTCGCGGCCGCGCTGGGCGTCGCGGTCGGCGTGGCCGCGCACCGCCGGGGGCAGCGGCTGGCCGCGGTGCTGGCGGTGGGCACGGCGAGCACGCTGGCCTCGCCGATCGCCTGGTCGCACCACTGGGTGTGGACGGTACCGGGGCTGGTGCTGGTGGTCGCCTCCGCGCCGGGGGCGGCGCGCGCACTGCTGGCGCGGGCGCGGGTCGCCCGCCCCTCCGTGCACCGGTTCGCGCCGCCCGCGATCGGGCTCGTCCTCACCGCCGGGTATCTCCTGGCGTACGCCGCCTGGCCCCTGCGGAGCCGGCGGTTCTTCCAGGGCCGGCCCTGGCCGGCCGGCCTCACCTGGCGGCTTCCGCACAACCATCACGCCGAGTACGCCTGGCACGGCTTCCAGCTGCTGCTCGGCAACCTCTACCCGGCCTCCGCCGTCCTGCTGCTGCTGGGCCTGCCGGCCGGCTTCGCCTGCTACGGCGCGTGGACCCAGACCAGGAGGAGGTAG
- a CDS encoding phosphatase PAP2 family protein, with translation MPESLPDTLTDAATSANVPGLLLPRTAPRGAADHAGKAEDAYSADRGVDGSVGSDGSGGVQSRQAGRDVRWLTAVRDRTDGSPAATAAARALSLAGEHAALWLALSAAGAAASPGSRRGWLRGAAVIGAAHLAGMGVKRAVRRPRPRLPGREALVRTSGRHSFPSSHAASATAAAVVLPALLPSGGAARCGALALGAAAGAMCLSRLAVGVHYPSDVAAGAALGAALAAAGRGWILDTVPASAPASANAPETDHG, from the coding sequence ATGCCTGAGAGCCTGCCCGACACCCTGACCGACGCGGCCACCAGCGCGAACGTCCCGGGGCTGCTTTTGCCGCGGACGGCGCCCCGGGGTGCCGCGGATCACGCTGGGAAAGCGGAGGACGCCTACAGCGCCGATAGGGGCGTCGACGGCAGCGTGGGCAGCGACGGCAGCGGTGGCGTACAGAGCCGGCAAGCCGGCCGGGACGTGCGCTGGCTGACCGCCGTGCGCGACCGCACCGACGGCTCCCCCGCCGCCACTGCCGCCGCCCGCGCGCTGTCACTGGCCGGGGAGCACGCCGCGCTGTGGCTGGCGCTGAGCGCCGCCGGCGCCGCCGCCTCGCCGGGAAGCCGGCGCGGCTGGCTGCGCGGGGCCGCGGTGATCGGCGCGGCCCATCTGGCCGGGATGGGCGTCAAGCGCGCGGTCCGCCGTCCGCGCCCCCGACTGCCTGGACGGGAGGCGCTGGTCCGCACCTCCGGACGGCACTCCTTCCCGAGCTCGCACGCCGCCTCGGCGACCGCCGCGGCGGTGGTCCTCCCGGCGCTGCTGCCGTCCGGCGGGGCCGCACGCTGCGGCGCCCTCGCGCTCGGCGCGGCCGCCGGGGCGATGTGCCTGTCCCGGCTGGCCGTCGGCGTCCACTACCCCTCGGACGTCGCCGCCGGCGCCGCGCTGGGCGCGGCCCTCGCCGCCGCCGGCCGCGGCTGGATCCTCGACACCGTTCCCGCTTCAGCTCCCGCTTCCGCCAACGCACCGGAGACCGACCATGGTTGA
- a CDS encoding YihY/virulence factor BrkB family protein, producing MDWLTGLPVVGPLVARLMRTHAYRAFDHFNESSANRLAGAVTFFGFLAMFPMLTLAAAVAAAFLSQDQVSTLQHQVSRQLPGIADSIDLSALVRNAGTVGVISAFALLFSGLGVVGNLRESIRAIWSLPEDTGNPILRKALDVGVLVGLGVVAAVSIAASSVGSAAAGWVTQELGLSGTGAGQGFLKAAGFVVAVLADMLLFAYLLAGLPRLADEFRSNGRRRLLVWGALLASVGFELLKLLISSYLSRVAAKSMYGAFGAPIALLLWINFVFRWFFYCVAWTATAEPGAAKARACARARETIEEIEEKDREERQPR from the coding sequence ATGGACTGGCTCACAGGACTGCCGGTGGTGGGCCCGCTCGTGGCCCGCCTGATGAGGACGCATGCCTACCGGGCGTTCGATCATTTCAACGAGTCGAGCGCCAATCGACTCGCCGGGGCGGTCACCTTCTTCGGTTTCCTGGCGATGTTCCCGATGCTCACCCTCGCGGCCGCGGTCGCCGCCGCCTTCCTCTCCCAGGACCAGGTCAGCACCCTCCAGCACCAGGTGAGCCGGCAGCTGCCCGGGATCGCCGACTCGATCGACCTGAGCGCGCTGGTCCGGAACGCCGGCACGGTCGGTGTGATCAGCGCCTTCGCCCTGCTCTTCTCCGGGCTCGGCGTGGTCGGGAACCTGCGGGAGTCGATCCGCGCGATCTGGTCGCTGCCCGAGGACACCGGGAACCCGATCCTCCGCAAGGCCCTCGACGTCGGGGTGCTGGTCGGTCTCGGCGTGGTGGCCGCGGTCTCGATAGCGGCCTCTTCGGTCGGCAGTGCCGCCGCCGGCTGGGTGACCCAGGAGCTCGGACTCAGCGGCACCGGCGCCGGCCAGGGCTTCCTCAAGGCGGCCGGCTTCGTCGTCGCGGTGCTGGCCGACATGCTGCTCTTCGCCTACCTGCTGGCCGGACTGCCCCGGCTGGCCGACGAGTTCCGCTCCAACGGCCGGCGCCGGCTGCTGGTGTGGGGAGCACTGCTGGCGTCGGTGGGGTTCGAGCTGCTGAAGCTGCTCATCTCCTCCTACCTCAGCCGGGTGGCGGCGAAGAGCATGTACGGCGCGTTCGGCGCCCCGATCGCCCTGCTGCTGTGGATCAACTTCGTCTTCCGCTGGTTCTTCTACTGCGTGGCCTGGACGGCGACGGCCGAGCCCGGCGCGGCCAAGGCCCGGGCCTGCGCACGGGCCCGGGAGACCATCGAGGAGATCGAGGAGAAGGACCGCGAGGAGCGGCAGCCGCGCTGA
- a CDS encoding decaprenylphospho-beta-D-erythro-pentofuranosid-2-ulose 2-reductase — MMNALGDPQSLLVLGGSSEIAMATARRLAGGRTRRIWLAGRPSERLDAATAELRGLGAEVTTVPFDAGDPAGHEEVLGKVFAEGDVDLVLLAFGVLGDQARDEEDAAAAVDVARVNYLGAVSAGVICGQALRRQGHGSLVVLSSVAGERARRSNFIYGSTKAGLDAFAQGLGDSLRGTGAHVLVVRPGFVRSRMTAGLPEAPLATTPDAVAEAILAGLRRGAETVWVPGAMRFVMSGLRHLPRAVFRRLPV; from the coding sequence ATGATGAACGCCCTGGGCGACCCCCAGTCCCTGCTGGTCCTCGGCGGCTCCTCGGAGATCGCGATGGCCACCGCCCGCCGCCTGGCCGGCGGCCGCACCCGCCGGATCTGGCTGGCCGGCCGTCCGTCCGAGCGCCTGGACGCGGCCACGGCCGAACTCCGTGGCCTCGGCGCCGAGGTGACGACCGTTCCGTTCGACGCCGGCGACCCGGCCGGCCACGAGGAGGTCCTCGGCAAGGTCTTCGCCGAGGGCGACGTCGACCTGGTGCTCCTCGCCTTCGGCGTCCTCGGCGACCAGGCCAGGGACGAGGAGGACGCGGCCGCCGCGGTCGACGTGGCCCGGGTGAACTACCTGGGCGCGGTCTCCGCCGGGGTGATCTGCGGCCAGGCCCTGCGCCGCCAGGGGCACGGCTCCCTGGTCGTCCTCTCCTCGGTGGCCGGCGAGCGGGCCCGCCGCTCCAACTTCATCTACGGCTCCACCAAGGCCGGACTCGACGCCTTCGCCCAGGGCCTCGGCGACTCGCTGCGCGGGACGGGGGCCCATGTGCTGGTGGTGCGCCCCGGCTTCGTCCGCAGCCGGATGACCGCGGGCCTGCCGGAGGCCCCGCTGGCCACTACCCCGGACGCGGTCGCCGAGGCGATCCTCGCCGGACTGCGCCGGGGAGCCGAGACGGTGTGGGTCCCGGGTGCGATGCGATTCGTCATGTCGGGCCTGCGGCACCTCCCGAGGGCGGTGTTCCGGCGCCTGCCCGTGTGA
- a CDS encoding GtrA family protein: MSAVGEERVERVRRLGLELAGFLLAGGAAYATDLGLFAWLRTGGGAALGGGLLTLGPLTAKAVSSVAACAVAYTGMRLGPYRRRESGRGARGLLLFCAVQAAAALVQLGCLGVSHYLLGLTSPRADVLAGNVIGMALATLLRFWGTRSVVFRRAEAGG; this comes from the coding sequence GTGAGCGCGGTCGGCGAGGAGCGGGTCGAGCGGGTGCGCCGGCTGGGCCTCGAACTGGCCGGCTTCCTGCTGGCCGGCGGCGCCGCGTACGCCACCGACCTGGGGCTGTTCGCCTGGCTGCGGACCGGCGGCGGGGCCGCCCTCGGCGGCGGCCTCCTCACGCTCGGGCCGCTGACCGCCAAGGCGGTCTCCTCGGTGGCCGCCTGCGCGGTCGCCTACACGGGGATGCGCCTCGGCCCGTACCGGCGGCGGGAGTCCGGGCGGGGCGCGCGCGGCCTGCTGCTCTTCTGCGCGGTGCAGGCGGCTGCGGCCCTGGTGCAGCTCGGCTGCCTGGGCGTCAGCCACTACCTGCTGGGGCTGACCAGTCCGCGGGCGGACGTCCTGGCCGGGAACGTGATCGGGATGGCGCTGGCCACCCTGCTGCGCTTCTGGGGCACCCGCTCGGTGGTCTTCCGGCGGGCGGAGGCAGGCGGATGA
- a CDS encoding FAD-binding protein, with protein sequence MAETLGTRTLLSGWGRTAPSAATLRKAATAADAVAAVAAARAGSGRGLVARGLGRAYGDAAQNAGGLVLDMTGMTRVLALDAAAGTVTCEAGVSLHKLMESLLPLGWFVPVTPGTRYVTLGGAIGADIHGKNHHVSGSFTRHVTRLDLLTADGSVRTVAPDGPTPEDAALFRATAGGMGLTGVVLSAEIRLHPVQTSLMSVDTERARDLDDLMERLAATDHRYRYSVAWIDLLARGARTGRSVLTRGDHATPDQLPAGRRAADPLAFRPGTLPPAPRGIPGGLLRPSTVGLFNELWYRRAPRERRGQLQRIPAFFHPLDGLPEWNRIYGRAGFVQYQFVVGFDQEAALRRIVERISRHGCPAFLAVLKRFGEGDSGWLSFPAPGWTLALDVPAGLPGLGGLLDELDQEVVSAGGRIYLAKDSRLRPELLPAMYPRLDDFRSLRARIDPEGVFTSDLARRLDL encoded by the coding sequence ATGGCAGAGACGCTGGGTACCCGAACGCTGCTCTCCGGCTGGGGGCGCACCGCCCCCTCCGCGGCCACCCTCCGTAAGGCCGCCACCGCGGCGGACGCGGTGGCCGCGGTGGCGGCGGCGCGCGCCGGGTCCGGCCGCGGACTGGTCGCCCGCGGCCTCGGCCGCGCCTACGGCGACGCCGCGCAGAACGCCGGCGGGCTGGTGCTCGACATGACCGGGATGACCCGGGTCCTCGCCCTGGACGCCGCCGCCGGGACGGTCACCTGCGAGGCCGGCGTCAGCCTCCACAAGCTGATGGAGTCGCTGCTCCCGCTCGGCTGGTTCGTCCCGGTCACCCCGGGGACCAGGTACGTCACCCTCGGCGGCGCCATCGGCGCCGACATCCACGGCAAGAACCACCATGTCTCCGGCTCCTTCACCCGGCACGTCACCCGGCTCGACCTGCTCACCGCCGACGGCTCGGTCCGCACCGTCGCCCCGGACGGCCCGACGCCCGAGGACGCCGCCCTCTTCCGGGCGACGGCCGGCGGCATGGGCTTGACCGGGGTCGTCCTCTCCGCTGAGATCCGCCTGCATCCCGTCCAGACCTCCCTGATGAGCGTGGACACCGAACGCGCCCGCGACCTGGACGATCTGATGGAGCGGCTGGCCGCCACCGATCACCGCTACCGCTACTCGGTGGCCTGGATCGACCTCCTCGCCCGCGGCGCCCGTACGGGCCGCTCGGTGCTCACCCGAGGCGACCATGCCACGCCCGACCAGCTGCCGGCCGGACGGCGCGCCGCCGACCCGCTGGCCTTCCGCCCCGGCACCCTCCCACCGGCCCCGCGCGGCATCCCCGGCGGGCTCCTCCGCCCCTCCACCGTCGGCCTCTTCAACGAGCTCTGGTACCGCAGGGCGCCCCGGGAGCGGCGCGGGCAGCTGCAGAGGATCCCCGCCTTCTTCCACCCGCTGGACGGTCTGCCGGAGTGGAACCGGATCTACGGCCGGGCCGGTTTCGTGCAGTACCAGTTCGTGGTCGGCTTCGACCAGGAGGCGGCGCTGCGCCGGATCGTCGAGCGGATCAGCCGGCACGGCTGCCCCGCCTTCCTCGCCGTCCTCAAGCGGTTCGGCGAGGGCGACTCCGGCTGGTTGTCCTTTCCGGCGCCCGGTTGGACGCTGGCCCTGGACGTCCCGGCGGGCCTGCCCGGGCTCGGCGGGCTGCTCGACGAGCTGGACCAGGAGGTGGTCTCCGCCGGCGGCCGGATCTACCTGGCCAAGGACTCCCGGCTGCGCCCGGAACTGCTGCCCGCCATGTACCCGAGGCTGGACGACTTCCGGTCGCTGCGCGCCCGCATCGACCCGGAGGGGGTCTTCACCTCCGACCTGGCCCGCCGCCTCGACCTCTGA
- a CDS encoding decaprenyl-phosphate phosphoribosyltransferase: MVEHASAATLEDDRPPGAQGGASPLPHGATLLGDPLALAGGLVRTARPRQWVKNLLVVAAPAAAGQLFSVTVGLRLALIFVLFTAAASAVYLINDAKDVHADRAHPEKRHRPVASGQVPVTVAYGAGAALALAALTAATAACNPATALVVGVYLAMQFLYCTSLKHILVVDLVVVASGFLLRAMVGGLATEIPLSRWFLITTGFGALFMVAAKRYSERMLMDGQGGRSRALLAQYSDGYLRFVWQLAAGVAVLSYCLWALGATGSIDSAPVPVPAGESLPWRQLSIVPFVLAVLRYAVFADRGSAGSPEDVVLGDRPLMVIGAAWTVLYGLAVVGL, translated from the coding sequence ATGGTTGAGCACGCGTCAGCCGCCACCCTCGAGGACGACCGGCCGCCGGGCGCGCAGGGCGGCGCCAGCCCGCTGCCGCACGGCGCCACCCTCCTCGGCGACCCGCTGGCACTGGCCGGCGGACTGGTGCGCACCGCCCGGCCCCGGCAGTGGGTGAAGAACCTGCTGGTCGTGGCCGCCCCGGCAGCGGCCGGGCAGCTCTTCTCGGTCACCGTGGGGCTGCGGCTGGCGCTAATCTTCGTCCTCTTCACGGCGGCCGCCTCGGCCGTCTACCTGATCAACGACGCCAAGGACGTCCACGCCGACCGGGCGCATCCGGAGAAGCGGCACCGCCCGGTGGCCTCCGGCCAGGTCCCGGTCACCGTCGCGTACGGGGCCGGAGCGGCGCTGGCGCTGGCCGCGCTGACCGCCGCCACCGCCGCCTGCAATCCGGCGACGGCACTGGTCGTGGGCGTCTATCTGGCGATGCAGTTCCTCTACTGCACCTCGCTCAAGCACATCCTGGTGGTGGACCTGGTGGTGGTCGCCTCCGGCTTCCTGCTGCGGGCGATGGTCGGCGGTCTCGCGACGGAGATCCCGCTGTCCCGCTGGTTCCTCATCACCACCGGTTTCGGCGCCCTCTTCATGGTGGCCGCCAAGCGGTACTCGGAGCGGATGCTGATGGACGGTCAGGGCGGCCGCAGCCGGGCGCTGCTGGCCCAGTACAGCGACGGCTATCTGCGCTTCGTCTGGCAGCTGGCCGCCGGAGTGGCGGTGCTCAGCTACTGCCTGTGGGCGCTGGGGGCGACCGGCTCGATCGACTCGGCGCCGGTGCCCGTGCCGGCCGGCGAGTCGCTGCCGTGGCGGCAGCTCTCCATCGTGCCCTTCGTGCTGGCGGTGCTGCGCTACGCGGTCTTCGCCGACCGCGGCTCCGCGGGCTCCCCGGAGGACGTGGTGCTCGGCGACCGGCCGCTGATGGTGATCGGGGCGGCCTGGACGGTGCTGTACGGGCTGGCGGTGGTGGGGCTGTGA